One region of Gemmatimonadota bacterium genomic DNA includes:
- a CDS encoding phytanoyl-CoA dioxygenase family protein produces the protein MLTDDQIAEFRGNGFLNGGRVLDDAGVQELRDELQRVLDTGPEGFPEDGPRPVLFHNMVRDREPERCVWQIVNIWEVSGAYQRLIHHPFIVDAISRLTEADELMVWHDQIQYKPAGYGGVTSWHQDAPLWPIIRPMTPVSAWVALDDATVENGCMWMTPGSHRWGNQIEFLRTQAHLQQVEDFGRIEGFTPPGGNGAEKGQMVAPRPWPVKAGEVSFHHSLTWHGSPFNRSDQPRRAIAMHYMTGESRFVASGQHVMKAFVDLPDGAPMNQAGEHFPFVMRNGKPAALTG, from the coding sequence ATGTTGACTGATGACCAGATAGCCGAATTCCGCGGGAACGGTTTCCTCAACGGAGGCCGCGTGCTCGACGACGCCGGTGTCCAGGAACTTCGCGACGAGTTGCAGCGTGTGCTCGACACCGGCCCGGAAGGCTTTCCCGAGGACGGGCCGAGGCCGGTGCTGTTCCACAACATGGTCCGCGACCGGGAACCGGAACGCTGCGTCTGGCAGATCGTGAACATCTGGGAAGTGTCCGGCGCCTACCAGCGCTTGATCCACCATCCATTCATTGTGGATGCCATCAGCCGGCTCACGGAGGCGGACGAACTGATGGTCTGGCACGACCAGATCCAGTACAAGCCGGCGGGCTACGGCGGCGTAACCAGCTGGCACCAGGATGCGCCGCTGTGGCCCATCATACGGCCTATGACGCCGGTATCCGCATGGGTCGCCCTCGACGATGCGACGGTGGAAAACGGGTGCATGTGGATGACGCCGGGCAGCCACCGGTGGGGCAACCAGATCGAGTTTCTGCGTACGCAGGCCCACCTGCAGCAGGTCGAGGACTTCGGGCGGATCGAAGGCTTTACGCCCCCGGGCGGCAATGGCGCGGAAAAGGGGCAAATGGTAGCACCCCGGCCCTGGCCGGTGAAGGCCGGCGAGGTATCGTTCCACCACTCGCTGACCTGGCACGGATCGCCCTTCAACCGGTCCGATCAACCCAGGCGGGCCATCGCCATGCATTACATGACGGGCGAGTCCCGCTTCGTCGCTTCCGGTCAGCACGTCATGAAGGCCTTCGTCGACCTGCCGGACGGGGCGCCCATGAACCAGGCGGGCGAGCATTTCCCCTTCGTGATGAGAAACGGAAAGCCGGCCGCCCTCACTGGTTAG
- a CDS encoding peptide ABC transporter substrate-binding protein yields MRTPAVLVSILLLVSCGESERGGEQTGTATEGGRVNSIGVTLPDDAVDASRQVLRSMSPEPKSLDPSIEPYDTEQTILPFEALLFKDEHWNPIPGAAHSWGSDDGIVWTFNLRSGMRWSDGSPLTAHDFVYSYRRMLDPESTNIYAFFYYDIKNAEAIVKGENKDLTSLGIRAVDDSTLVIETEKRAPYLPHIVSFGDAMPVPKRLVDKYGRKWTEPQNIITNSGFMVTEWVNGSHMTLVPNPYYNGPHKPFLEKVIHPFRNAAAATILPYESDEVDMENVDVNDLERIERDPDLKQDLVRFHGLNTWYLFFRTQLPPFNDIRVREAFTRVMDRDNICNIILRGGAVPAYSMIPPGFREFEGDTHAAVQGFDPERARQLMQEAGYPGGQGFPRQELWLRAPTPSDRLIGVAIQSMLKEHLGVDVDIRTADLHTYMDHLYEWNMNLGLIAFGADFLDPRNILDMIWHSQPRGHGRQDWHNPTFDRLVDAAAAELNPEIRESLYREASAVHVADYPGAFLYHKMGLQLRKPWLKGYAVNDDGTVGSFRWHKLYIAEVEDGE; encoded by the coding sequence ATGCGCACTCCCGCAGTACTTGTATCGATCCTCTTGCTGGTTTCCTGCGGCGAAAGTGAACGTGGCGGGGAACAGACGGGGACCGCCACGGAAGGCGGCCGCGTCAACTCGATCGGCGTGACGTTGCCCGACGACGCCGTGGACGCCTCCCGTCAGGTGCTGCGGTCCATGAGTCCGGAGCCCAAGAGCCTGGACCCCAGTATCGAGCCCTACGATACCGAGCAGACGATCCTGCCCTTCGAGGCCCTGCTGTTCAAGGACGAGCACTGGAACCCGATCCCGGGCGCCGCGCACAGCTGGGGCTCGGATGACGGGATAGTCTGGACCTTCAATCTCAGGTCCGGGATGCGCTGGAGCGACGGATCGCCGCTGACGGCCCATGACTTCGTGTATTCCTACCGCCGGATGCTTGATCCTGAATCCACCAACATCTACGCCTTCTTCTATTACGACATCAAGAACGCCGAAGCGATCGTCAAGGGGGAGAACAAGGATCTCACGTCCCTGGGCATCCGTGCCGTGGACGATTCGACCCTGGTCATCGAGACGGAAAAGCGGGCGCCTTACCTGCCCCATATCGTTTCTTTCGGCGACGCCATGCCGGTGCCGAAGCGGCTCGTGGACAAATACGGCCGCAAGTGGACCGAACCGCAGAACATCATTACGAATTCCGGTTTTATGGTCACGGAGTGGGTCAACGGCAGCCACATGACGCTTGTTCCCAATCCCTACTACAACGGCCCCCACAAGCCCTTCCTGGAGAAGGTGATACACCCTTTTCGCAACGCGGCCGCGGCCACCATCCTTCCCTACGAGAGCGACGAGGTCGACATGGAGAACGTGGACGTGAACGACCTGGAACGCATCGAGCGTGATCCCGACCTGAAGCAAGATCTCGTGCGCTTTCACGGACTGAATACCTGGTATCTCTTCTTCAGGACGCAGCTGCCGCCCTTCAACGACATTCGCGTCCGGGAAGCCTTCACGCGGGTGATGGACCGCGACAACATCTGCAACATCATCCTTCGGGGAGGGGCCGTACCGGCCTATTCCATGATCCCGCCCGGCTTCAGGGAATTCGAGGGCGACACGCATGCCGCGGTACAGGGCTTCGATCCCGAACGGGCCCGGCAACTGATGCAGGAGGCCGGATATCCGGGTGGACAGGGTTTCCCCCGCCAGGAGCTGTGGCTCAGGGCGCCTACGCCCTCCGACCGCCTGATCGGCGTGGCGATACAAAGCATGCTGAAAGAGCATCTCGGCGTCGACGTGGACATCCGGACGGCCGACCTGCACACCTACATGGACCATCTGTACGAGTGGAACATGAACCTCGGGCTGATCGCCTTCGGCGCCGATTTCCTCGACCCCCGCAACATACTGGACATGATCTGGCACTCGCAGCCCCGGGGCCACGGCCGGCAGGACTGGCACAATCCCACCTTCGACCGCCTCGTGGATGCGGCCGCGGCCGAACTGAATCCGGAGATCCGGGAAAGTCTGTACCGTGAAGCCTCGGCCGTACACGTGGCGGACTATCCCGGCGCGTTCCTCTATCACAAGATGGGCCTGCAGCTCCGGAAGCCCTGGCTGAAGGGCTATGCCGTAAACGACGACGGCACCGTGGGTTCCTTCCGCTGGCACAAGTTATACATCGCCGAGGTGGAAGATGGGGAGTAG
- a CDS encoding nucleotidyltransferase family protein encodes MKAMILAAGLGTRLRPLTDARPKALVTVAGRPMLYWVIRRLARHGFTDIIINAHHFADQIEAFAAAHDGPGVSLTVSVEEEIMGTGGGVRKAAWFFDREEPFLVHNVDVLTDLDLSELMTVHRASNAGSASDALATLAVKGRKSSRHLLFDRAGRLGGWRSDITGETRTVRSMEGPVTALPFMGVYVVSPEALRKMTSTGPFSIIDFFLDLAGTGSPIRAYRAEEARWADLGSADRIAAAERLFGTDWFAKFG; translated from the coding sequence GTGAAGGCCATGATCCTTGCGGCGGGCCTGGGCACCCGGCTCCGGCCCCTCACCGACGCCCGGCCCAAAGCGCTCGTGACAGTGGCCGGCAGGCCCATGCTTTACTGGGTGATCAGGCGGCTCGCCCGCCATGGTTTCACCGACATCATCATCAACGCCCACCATTTCGCGGATCAGATCGAGGCCTTCGCGGCCGCGCACGATGGCCCCGGTGTTTCGCTGACCGTATCCGTGGAGGAGGAGATCATGGGCACGGGCGGCGGGGTGCGCAAGGCCGCGTGGTTCTTCGACCGCGAGGAGCCGTTCCTGGTGCACAACGTGGACGTGCTGACCGACCTGGATCTTTCCGAATTGATGACGGTCCACCGCGCCTCGAATGCCGGTTCGGCTTCGGACGCTCTGGCCACCCTGGCCGTGAAGGGAAGGAAGAGTTCGCGTCACCTGCTTTTCGATAGGGCGGGACGGCTGGGCGGCTGGCGTTCGGATATCACGGGAGAGACGCGCACGGTCCGGTCGATGGAGGGTCCCGTTACCGCCCTGCCCTTCATGGGCGTCTACGTCGTGTCCCCAGAGGCGTTGCGCAAGATGACCAGTACCGGTCCCTTTTCGATCATCGACTTCTTCCTGGATCTGGCGGGTACGGGCAGCCCAATTCGAGCCTATCGGGCCGAAGAAGCGCGGTGGGCGGATCTCGGAAGCGCGGACCGCATCGCGGCGGCAGAGCGGCTGTTCGGAACGGACTGGTTCGCAAAGTTCGGTTAG
- a CDS encoding esterase-like activity of phytase family protein: MGSRRISGRKRGPDAPRLPAAPRQPLGFRLLLAPLALCASALLWMPGLAAAQENPVLLEAISVLPVEGPESNQPSGLFIHNDTLYTVSDKHDDTIFRIELREDAAVFVPHIRFEAPKPFGVFRLDLEGITRDDDGSFYLASEGAFAILKVDADGKKASWVTTSLRKVGASAGLFQTRGGYLEGITLMARDRFLVTAEREPCGLIEVDMAPVQRIVEIANHGSANSYTGLHREVENVYILQRSTATIRKTIRYLDVDSPSTIWSFAHIVNDPEYLYQHEQFGAKTAEGLAMDRDRVYVILDNNNDARRMYPTDHRPLLLIMKRPG; encoded by the coding sequence ATGGGGAGTAGGAGGATTTCCGGGAGAAAGCGGGGTCCGGACGCCCCTCGTTTACCGGCCGCGCCACGCCAGCCGCTCGGATTCCGCCTCCTACTCGCGCCGCTCGCCCTATGCGCATCGGCCCTGCTTTGGATGCCCGGGCTGGCCGCAGCGCAGGAAAACCCGGTCCTCCTCGAAGCCATCAGCGTCCTCCCCGTGGAAGGTCCCGAATCCAACCAGCCATCGGGACTCTTCATCCATAACGACACCCTGTACACCGTTTCCGACAAGCACGACGATACCATCTTCCGGATCGAACTCCGGGAGGATGCCGCGGTATTCGTTCCGCATATCCGGTTCGAAGCGCCAAAACCCTTCGGGGTGTTCAGGCTGGACCTGGAGGGCATCACCCGCGATGACGACGGAAGCTTCTATCTCGCCAGCGAAGGGGCGTTCGCCATTCTGAAGGTCGACGCGGACGGAAAGAAGGCGTCCTGGGTCACCACGAGCCTCCGGAAAGTAGGCGCATCGGCGGGTCTCTTCCAGACGCGCGGCGGGTATCTCGAAGGCATCACACTGATGGCGCGGGACCGGTTCCTGGTCACCGCGGAACGGGAGCCCTGCGGCCTGATCGAAGTCGACATGGCGCCGGTGCAGCGGATCGTGGAGATCGCCAATCATGGCTCGGCGAACAGTTACACGGGTTTGCACCGGGAGGTCGAGAACGTATACATCCTGCAGCGAAGCACCGCGACCATCCGGAAGACCATCCGGTACCTGGACGTGGACAGCCCCTCGACGATCTGGTCCTTCGCCCATATCGTCAACGACCCGGAATACCTCTATCAACACGAACAGTTCGGCGCGAAGACGGCGGAGGGGCTCGCCATGGACCGCGACCGGGTCTACGTCATTCTCGACAACAACAACGACGCGCGCCGGATGTATCCCACCGATCACAGACCCTTGCTCCTGATCATGAAGCGGCCTGGTTGA
- a CDS encoding phosphotransferase, which produces MTRDAQDRLARLYRRTFGRAPTRIANLGADGSRRQYYRLLEGESTVIGAANSDRRENVAFLALSRHFNRHGLPVPEIFAEDLEQGVYLQQDLGDETLFSRVAATRAEEGAFSDQMVAMYRQVLDDLPRFQVTAAEDLDFSVCYPRSRFDAQSIRWDLNYFKYHFLKLVPVDFDEQALENDFERLTAFLLEADTRYFLYRDFQSRNIMWHEGHPHYIDYQGGRQGALQYDVASLLQDAKADIPWEIRDELLDHYVEAAGEYAPLRRDAFLAHYYGYALVRLMQALGAYGYRGLYEGKSHFLTSISHGVRNLEGLLERAGLPVDLPELNRAWSRIVDDPALRRMGEVSGEGLTVHLWSFSYHLGLPRDPSGNGGGFVFDCRIVKNPGRIPAYADLTGKDAPVAAFLDELEEARSFLGDVRTMVDRAVDHHLRRGFTDLTVAFGCTGGQHRSVYFAERLAAHLAGRQGVVVRLRHREQEDS; this is translated from the coding sequence ATGACTCGTGATGCCCAGGACAGGCTGGCACGTCTCTATCGCCGCACGTTCGGCCGTGCGCCGACACGCATCGCCAATCTGGGCGCGGACGGCTCGAGACGGCAGTACTACCGGTTGTTGGAAGGTGAATCGACCGTTATCGGCGCGGCGAATTCCGACCGCCGGGAGAACGTCGCCTTCCTTGCGCTTTCGCGCCACTTCAACCGCCACGGCCTGCCGGTGCCCGAGATCTTCGCCGAGGACCTGGAACAGGGCGTATACCTGCAGCAGGACCTGGGTGACGAGACCTTGTTCAGCCGGGTGGCCGCCACCCGCGCCGAGGAAGGCGCTTTCTCGGATCAAATGGTCGCGATGTACAGGCAGGTGCTCGACGACCTGCCCCGATTCCAGGTCACCGCGGCGGAGGACCTGGACTTTTCGGTCTGTTACCCCAGGAGCCGGTTCGACGCCCAGTCCATCCGGTGGGACCTGAACTATTTCAAGTACCACTTCCTGAAGCTCGTGCCTGTCGACTTCGACGAGCAGGCCCTCGAAAACGATTTCGAGCGGCTCACGGCGTTCCTCCTGGAAGCGGATACACGTTACTTCCTGTACCGCGACTTCCAGTCCCGCAACATCATGTGGCATGAGGGACATCCGCATTACATCGACTACCAGGGCGGGCGGCAGGGCGCGCTTCAATACGACGTAGCGTCTCTCCTGCAGGATGCCAAGGCCGACATCCCGTGGGAGATCCGGGACGAACTCCTGGATCACTATGTCGAAGCGGCCGGCGAGTATGCCCCCCTTCGCCGGGATGCGTTCCTCGCGCACTATTACGGTTACGCCCTGGTCCGTCTCATGCAGGCGCTGGGCGCTTACGGGTACCGTGGCCTGTACGAAGGCAAGTCCCACTTCCTGACCAGCATCTCCCACGGCGTCCGTAACCTCGAGGGGTTGCTCGAGCGGGCCGGCCTGCCAGTCGACCTGCCTGAGCTGAACCGTGCCTGGTCGCGCATCGTCGACGATCCGGCGCTCCGGCGTATGGGCGAGGTTTCCGGTGAAGGACTGACCGTCCACCTCTGGAGTTTCTCCTATCATCTCGGCCTGCCCCGGGATCCGAGCGGAAACGGCGGAGGGTTCGTCTTCGACTGCCGGATCGTGAAGAACCCCGGCCGCATTCCGGCATACGCGGATCTGACGGGAAAGGACGCACCGGTGGCGGCCTTCCTGGACGAACTCGAGGAGGCACGGTCCTTCCTGGGGGACGTGCGGACCATGGTCGACCGGGCGGTCGATCACCACCTGCGTCGCGGGTTCACGGACCTGACCGTCGCCTTCGGATGCACGGGCGGCCAGCACCGATCGGTGTACTTCGCGGAGCGGCTGGCGGCGCACCTGGCGGGCCGGCAGGGGGTCGTGGTCCGCCTGAGGCACCGGGAGCAGGAGGATTCGTGA
- the htpG gene encoding molecular chaperone HtpG, producing the protein MSEAPTASTETMEFKSELRQILHLITHSLYSNKEIFLRELISNASDAINKIRFNSINNSDLLDGDTEWKIKLIADKEKNTLTVSDNGTGMSRETIIDQLGTIAKSGTGAFLETLQQADEASRPELIGQFGVGFYSAFMVADRVTVVSRLAGDPKDQGVRWVSAGEGEFTIKSVEKEAHGTDVTLHLKEDEKEFLEEWRLRQVVKEFSDFIEYPVVMDVERHEPVEGEDDKEDDKTEAVVREETLNSMKALWLRSKDEIEEDEYNAFYRQISHDYGDPARVIHYTAEGLTEFKVLLFIPAKRPFDMMFGDPKVGPRLYVQRVQIMENCEELLPPYLRFIKGVVDCADLPLNVSREILQQNPILDRIRKNIVKRIFTVLEEMKKDEFDKYVAFYRELGLILKEGMAQDFENRDTLTSLAVYESMNTEAGKYISMDEYVDQMPPDQEEIYYLIGEHRGMLERTPYLEVFRDRGWNVLFMTDPIDEFVMSSVDEYREKKYKAADKGDIAADETDKARAEDDEKTFQALIEALKGKIPEVQDIRLSTRLKDSASCLVADEGAMSAHMERLMQRMGEGGGQSSKRILELNAGHPVVQGLQKLHDSDGEDARVESIGRLLYEQAVVAEGSKLDDPVGFASRINDLLVKELIRI; encoded by the coding sequence ATGTCCGAAGCACCTACCGCGTCCACCGAAACCATGGAATTCAAGAGCGAGTTGCGGCAGATCCTTCACCTGATCACCCATTCGCTCTATTCCAACAAGGAAATCTTCCTCCGCGAATTGATCAGCAACGCCAGCGACGCGATCAACAAGATCCGCTTCAATTCCATCAACAACAGCGACCTGCTGGACGGCGACACCGAGTGGAAGATCAAGCTCATCGCCGACAAGGAAAAGAACACGCTGACGGTTTCCGACAACGGCACGGGGATGTCCCGCGAAACCATCATCGATCAGTTGGGCACGATCGCGAAGTCCGGCACCGGGGCCTTCCTCGAGACTCTGCAGCAGGCCGACGAAGCCAGTCGTCCCGAATTGATCGGCCAGTTCGGCGTGGGTTTCTACTCGGCGTTCATGGTGGCCGACCGGGTAACGGTGGTCTCCCGCCTGGCGGGCGATCCAAAGGACCAGGGCGTCCGCTGGGTCTCCGCGGGAGAGGGCGAGTTCACCATCAAGTCGGTGGAGAAGGAGGCCCACGGAACCGACGTGACGCTCCATCTCAAGGAGGACGAGAAGGAGTTCCTGGAGGAATGGCGGCTCCGGCAGGTGGTCAAGGAGTTCTCCGATTTCATCGAGTACCCGGTCGTCATGGACGTGGAACGGCACGAACCCGTCGAGGGCGAGGACGACAAGGAGGACGACAAGACGGAGGCGGTGGTCCGGGAAGAGACGCTCAACTCCATGAAGGCGCTCTGGCTGCGTTCGAAGGACGAGATCGAAGAAGACGAATACAACGCCTTCTACCGCCAGATCTCCCACGATTACGGCGATCCGGCCAGGGTGATCCACTACACGGCCGAGGGCTTGACGGAGTTCAAGGTGTTGCTCTTCATCCCGGCCAAGCGGCCCTTCGACATGATGTTCGGCGATCCCAAAGTGGGGCCCAGGCTGTACGTGCAGCGGGTCCAGATCATGGAGAACTGCGAGGAGCTGCTGCCGCCCTACCTGCGATTCATCAAGGGCGTGGTGGACTGCGCGGACCTGCCCCTCAACGTCTCCCGCGAGATCCTTCAGCAGAACCCCATCCTCGACCGCATCCGGAAGAACATCGTCAAGCGGATCTTCACCGTGCTGGAGGAGATGAAGAAGGACGAGTTCGACAAGTACGTGGCGTTCTACCGGGAACTGGGCCTAATCCTCAAGGAGGGGATGGCGCAGGACTTCGAGAACCGGGATACGCTTACATCGCTGGCCGTGTACGAGTCCATGAACACCGAGGCCGGGAAGTACATTTCCATGGATGAATACGTCGACCAGATGCCGCCCGACCAGGAGGAGATCTACTACCTGATCGGCGAGCACCGCGGCATGCTCGAGCGGACGCCGTACCTGGAGGTCTTCCGGGACCGCGGCTGGAACGTCCTCTTCATGACGGACCCCATCGACGAATTCGTCATGTCGTCGGTGGACGAGTACCGCGAGAAGAAGTACAAGGCGGCCGACAAAGGCGACATTGCGGCGGACGAAACCGACAAGGCCAGGGCGGAGGACGACGAGAAGACCTTCCAGGCCCTGATCGAGGCCCTGAAGGGCAAGATTCCGGAGGTACAGGATATCCGGCTGTCCACGCGCCTCAAGGACAGCGCCTCCTGCCTGGTGGCCGACGAGGGCGCCATGAGCGCCCACATGGAACGGCTGATGCAGCGCATGGGCGAGGGCGGCGGTCAGAGCTCCAAGCGCATCCTGGAACTCAACGCGGGACATCCCGTGGTCCAGGGCCTGCAGAAGCTCCACGACAGCGACGGCGAAGATGCGCGCGTCGAATCCATCGGCCGCCTGTTGTACGAGCAGGCCGTGGTGGCCGAGGGTTCCAAGCTCGACGATCCCGTGGGCTTCGCGAGCCGGATTAACGACCTCCTGGTCAAGGAACTGATCCGGATCTAG
- the pyrD gene encoding dihydroorotate dehydrogenase (quinone), whose product MSLYPLIRPLLFRLDPEWIHRATLAAVGRAGRIPPVRGMLRGLLTVEDPRLRVEAGGLAFPNPVGLAAGFDKNGVAIEGLASAGFGFVEVGSVSFHPSAGNPGRPRLFRVPEDEAIVVNYGVPNDGADAVAQRFASARPPRLPGSAGSTQSSCPPGQPGQPRPSVPLGINLVETNTGRPAGTEEVVEELVAAMRPFLGLADYATLNLNCPNTTSGRSPFDDPGTLGKLLAGYAGYDAMPPTFLKVVPTTDPATIEETLAAVDPFPFVKGIVFGLPTGKPYDSLNTSPQLLDRMPGTLCGRPTRALIDASIQAWYPRMDRSRHVIVGTGGIFTAEDVYRKIRLGATLVQVYTALVYHGPALVKRINRSLCSLMARDGLDRITDAVGVDNPS is encoded by the coding sequence ATGTCTCTCTACCCCCTCATTCGTCCCCTGCTATTCCGTCTGGACCCGGAGTGGATACATCGTGCAACGCTGGCCGCGGTCGGCAGGGCGGGACGCATTCCACCTGTGCGCGGAATGCTCCGGGGCCTCCTTACCGTGGAGGATCCACGGCTCAGGGTGGAAGCCGGTGGGCTCGCCTTTCCCAATCCCGTCGGCCTGGCCGCCGGGTTCGACAAGAACGGCGTCGCCATAGAAGGACTCGCTTCGGCGGGTTTTGGATTCGTGGAGGTGGGTTCGGTCTCGTTCCATCCTTCGGCGGGCAATCCCGGACGGCCACGGCTGTTCCGTGTACCGGAGGATGAAGCGATCGTGGTCAATTACGGGGTGCCCAACGACGGTGCGGACGCAGTGGCGCAGCGATTTGCTTCCGCCAGGCCACCCCGGTTGCCTGGATCGGCCGGATCGACCCAATCATCCTGCCCGCCTGGCCAGCCCGGTCAACCCCGGCCATCCGTTCCCCTGGGCATCAACCTGGTGGAGACGAATACCGGGAGGCCGGCGGGCACGGAAGAGGTGGTGGAGGAACTGGTCGCGGCGATGCGTCCCTTTTTGGGCCTTGCCGACTACGCGACGCTCAATCTGAACTGCCCGAACACGACATCGGGCCGAAGCCCCTTCGACGATCCGGGCACGCTGGGGAAGCTGCTCGCGGGATACGCCGGTTACGACGCCATGCCGCCTACCTTCCTGAAGGTCGTGCCGACCACTGACCCTGCTACGATCGAGGAGACGCTCGCTGCTGTGGATCCATTCCCCTTCGTTAAGGGCATCGTCTTCGGCCTGCCCACCGGTAAGCCCTATGATAGCCTGAATACCTCGCCACAGCTCCTCGACCGCATGCCCGGGACCCTGTGCGGCCGGCCGACCCGGGCGCTGATCGACGCGTCCATCCAGGCCTGGTATCCCCGGATGGATCGCAGCCGCCACGTGATCGTCGGGACCGGGGGCATTTTCACGGCCGAAGACGTCTACCGGAAGATCCGGTTGGGCGCGACCCTGGTCCAGGTCTACACGGCCCTGGTCTACCACGGTCCGGCCCTGGTGAAACGCATCAACCGGAGCCTGTGCAGCCTGATGGCCAGGGACGGCCTGGACCGGATTACCGATGCCGTGGGCGTGGACAATCCGTCCTAG
- a CDS encoding Gfo/Idh/MocA family oxidoreductase has protein sequence MDVVRIGVIGLGNMGGFHVEYLTENEVPGAKLAAVCDVDPDQLARAKSLAGDGVSTYGSADELLASAAIDAVIIATPHYEHPPLAVKAFARGLHVLCEKPAGVYTRQVREMNAAAEKSGLVFGLMFNQRTLGEHRKLKELVSSGELGELRRTNYIITNWFRAQSYYDSGGWRATWSGEGGGVLANQCPHNLDLWQWICGMPVRIRAFCGFGKYHDIEVEDDVTAYAEYENGATGVFITTTGESPGTNRMEITGDNGKVVMEEGRITFWRNRTPADVFNREWKGGFGSPETWKCEIPFQAGGEEHRGITKDWVRAILEGTPLIAPGVEGIRGVELANAMLLSAWQDDWVDIPVDEALYYEKLQERVRSSTVRKKETGGTTLSVEGTF, from the coding sequence ATGGACGTCGTACGCATCGGTGTGATCGGCCTCGGGAACATGGGTGGGTTCCACGTCGAATACCTCACCGAAAACGAAGTGCCGGGCGCGAAGCTGGCGGCCGTCTGCGATGTCGATCCGGATCAACTGGCGCGTGCGAAATCGCTCGCCGGCGACGGCGTCTCGACCTATGGAAGCGCCGATGAACTGCTGGCGTCAGCGGCGATCGACGCCGTAATCATCGCGACGCCCCACTACGAACATCCGCCGCTGGCGGTCAAGGCCTTTGCCCGGGGACTGCACGTGCTCTGCGAAAAACCGGCTGGCGTATATACGCGCCAGGTGCGGGAAATGAACGCGGCGGCCGAGAAGAGCGGCCTCGTCTTCGGACTGATGTTCAACCAGCGGACGCTGGGCGAGCACCGTAAGCTCAAGGAACTCGTGTCATCGGGCGAACTGGGCGAGTTGCGCCGGACGAACTACATCATCACGAACTGGTTCCGAGCGCAGAGCTACTACGACTCGGGCGGCTGGCGCGCCACGTGGTCCGGCGAAGGCGGCGGCGTGCTCGCCAACCAGTGCCCCCACAACCTCGACCTCTGGCAGTGGATCTGCGGCATGCCCGTGCGCATTCGGGCCTTCTGCGGTTTCGGCAAGTACCACGACATCGAGGTCGAAGACGACGTGACGGCCTACGCCGAGTACGAGAACGGCGCCACGGGCGTATTCATCACGACCACGGGCGAGTCGCCCGGAACCAACCGCATGGAAATCACGGGCGACAACGGTAAGGTGGTCATGGAGGAGGGCCGGATCACCTTCTGGCGCAATCGCACGCCGGCGGATGTCTTCAACCGCGAATGGAAGGGCGGTTTCGGCAGCCCGGAAACCTGGAAGTGCGAAATCCCCTTCCAGGCCGGGGGCGAAGAGCATCGCGGCATCACGAAGGACTGGGTGCGCGCGATCCTGGAAGGCACGCCGCTCATCGCGCCGGGCGTCGAAGGCATCCGGGGCGTCGAACTGGCCAACGCCATGCTGCTTTCCGCCTGGCAGGACGACTGGGTCGATATCCCGGTGGACGAAGCGCTCTACTACGAGAAGCTGCAGGAGCGGGTTCGGTCGTCCACGGTGCGCAAGAAGGAGACCGGCGGCACGACCCTGAGCGTGGAAGGCACGTTCTAG